A genomic stretch from Desulfotignum balticum DSM 7044 includes:
- a CDS encoding ExbD/TolR family protein, giving the protein MKINLPAPGKPRIEMLPLIDIVFLLLVVFIYSMLSMSVHRGLSVTLPESSVADIEKQTPVSVTVKGENELYVDDVQVSLADLSHMLASESTGQATPGVLLFAEESVSYQTLFTVLDQITLAGIHDISLQAKLKK; this is encoded by the coding sequence ATGAAAATTAACCTGCCCGCACCCGGCAAACCCAGAATCGAAATGCTGCCTTTGATTGACATCGTGTTTCTTTTACTGGTGGTGTTTATCTATTCCATGCTGTCCATGTCCGTTCACCGGGGCCTGTCCGTCACATTGCCGGAATCATCTGTGGCAGATATAGAAAAACAAACCCCGGTTTCCGTGACAGTCAAAGGAGAAAACGAGCTTTATGTGGATGATGTGCAGGTTTCTCTGGCAGATCTGTCCCACATGCTGGCATCGGAATCAACCGGCCAGGCCACCCCGGGGGTGCTTCTTTTTGCCGAAGAATCCGTGTCATACCAGACCCTGTTCACTGTTTTAGACCAGATCACCCTGGCCGGGATTCATGACATATCCCTTCAGGCGAAACTGAAAAAATAG
- a CDS encoding ABC transporter ATP-binding protein, producing MTPPFLDIAGLSCGYGSQVVLKEISFFVQKGDIVTIIGPNGCGKTTLLKTLPGLIPALGGRVNMQGQDMRKMPRDLRARTIAMVMQTLESIHMTVEEYVLLGRLPHFSSWQFLENEADRDLARSFMAFTHIDHLRRSPLNCISSGERQLAGIAKALVQEPALLLMDEPTSHLDISHQAQILNRVKTMKDRHGLTVVMVQHDLNLASEYSDQVLLLDKNTGTVFKYGTPETVITRDNIRAVYHTDVVVAPNPHSGRPGIFIKTDSQESISP from the coding sequence ATGACCCCCCCCTTTCTGGACATTGCCGGGTTATCCTGCGGGTACGGCAGCCAGGTGGTGCTCAAGGAGATCTCGTTTTTTGTTCAAAAAGGGGATATCGTGACCATTATCGGTCCCAACGGGTGCGGGAAAACCACGCTGTTAAAGACATTGCCCGGTCTGATTCCCGCTTTGGGCGGCCGGGTGAACATGCAGGGGCAGGACATGAGAAAAATGCCCAGGGACTTGCGGGCCAGAACCATTGCCATGGTCATGCAGACCCTGGAAAGCATCCACATGACCGTGGAAGAATATGTGCTTTTAGGCCGGCTGCCTCATTTTTCCTCCTGGCAGTTTCTTGAAAACGAGGCAGACCGCGATCTTGCCCGATCTTTTATGGCATTCACCCACATCGATCACTTAAGGCGGTCCCCGTTAAACTGTATCAGCAGCGGTGAACGCCAGCTGGCCGGGATCGCCAAAGCCCTGGTACAGGAACCCGCTCTGTTGCTCATGGATGAACCCACCTCTCACCTGGACATCTCCCACCAGGCCCAGATCCTGAACCGGGTCAAAACCATGAAAGACCGGCACGGCCTGACCGTTGTCATGGTGCAGCATGATCTGAACCTGGCCTCAGAATATTCCGATCAGGTGCTGCTGCTAGACAAAAACACCGGCACTGTTTTTAAATACGGCACCCCGGAAACCGTGATCACCCGGGACAATATCCGGGCCGTGTACCACACGGATGTGGTGGTGGCACCCAATCCCCATTCCGGACGACCGGGTATTTTCATTAAAACCGATTCACAGGAAAGCATATCCCCATGA
- a CDS encoding imidazole glycerol phosphate synthase HisHF — protein MITLLDYGAGNVRSVRNAVEKLGGTLTTVTSPEDILSAEKIIFPGVGNYENMIQVLNRKGLMAPLREYLASNRPFFGICLGMQALFQGSEEDLSNNESIGFFSGRVERFKTRLSVPHMGWNGIHLKQDSPLLDRIGPDARFYFVHSFHLVPHDPSVVLTTTTYDYEFASAIQQGNIMGTQFHPEKSGKHGMQLLENFIKLPDFTPKGRVDILGKGLAKRIIACLDVRSNDQGDLVVTKGDQYDVREKPGAADKGNVRNLGKPVDLARRYYEEGADEITFLNITGFRDFPLADLPMITVLEQTSKNVFVPLTIGGGIKDYTDAEGRHYTALEVADRYFRSGADKISIGSDAVHIAKAFVDTGKKTGKSAIEQISRVYGAQAVVISIDPRRVYVAARQEAAGHHVIETGIPGPDGERFCWYQCTVQGGRTAVDLDAVTLAKACEALGAGEILLNCIDRDGTKSGFDLELIRAVKQAVTIPVIASSGAGSPAHFSEVFTETRADAALAAGIFHRKEVPIPQVKDHLAGHGIPVRRS, from the coding sequence ATGATAACCTTACTGGATTACGGGGCCGGCAATGTGCGCAGCGTGAGAAATGCCGTGGAAAAACTGGGGGGTACCCTGACCACGGTGACGTCCCCTGAAGATATTTTATCCGCGGAAAAGATCATTTTTCCCGGAGTCGGCAATTATGAAAACATGATTCAGGTGCTCAACCGCAAGGGCTTAATGGCACCGCTGCGGGAATACCTGGCCTCCAACCGACCTTTTTTCGGCATCTGTTTAGGTATGCAGGCATTGTTTCAAGGCAGTGAAGAAGATCTTTCCAACAATGAATCCATCGGGTTTTTCTCAGGCCGGGTGGAACGGTTTAAAACCAGACTGTCCGTGCCCCACATGGGGTGGAACGGGATCCATCTTAAACAGGATTCCCCACTGTTGGACAGGATCGGTCCGGATGCCCGGTTCTATTTTGTGCATTCCTTTCACCTGGTGCCCCATGACCCGTCCGTAGTTTTGACCACCACCACCTATGATTATGAATTTGCCAGTGCCATCCAGCAGGGCAATATCATGGGGACCCAGTTTCATCCGGAAAAAAGCGGAAAACACGGTATGCAGCTGCTGGAAAATTTCATTAAGCTGCCGGATTTCACGCCGAAAGGCCGGGTGGATATTTTGGGCAAAGGTCTGGCCAAAAGGATCATTGCGTGCTTAGATGTGCGGTCCAATGACCAGGGGGATCTGGTGGTGACCAAAGGGGATCAGTATGATGTCAGGGAAAAACCCGGAGCTGCGGACAAGGGAAATGTCCGGAATTTAGGCAAGCCCGTGGATCTGGCAAGGCGGTATTATGAGGAAGGGGCGGATGAGATCACGTTTTTGAACATTACCGGATTCCGGGATTTTCCCCTGGCGGATCTGCCCATGATCACGGTACTGGAACAGACCTCGAAAAACGTGTTTGTGCCGTTGACCATTGGCGGCGGGATCAAGGATTATACGGATGCCGAGGGTCGGCATTACACGGCCCTGGAAGTGGCGGACCGGTATTTCAGATCCGGGGCCGACAAGATTTCCATCGGCAGTGATGCCGTGCACATTGCCAAAGCCTTTGTGGATACCGGCAAAAAAACCGGGAAAAGTGCGATTGAGCAGATTTCCCGGGTGTATGGGGCCCAGGCCGTGGTGATCTCCATCGACCCCAGGCGGGTGTATGTGGCAGCACGGCAAGAAGCGGCCGGACATCATGTGATTGAAACCGGCATCCCCGGTCCTGACGGGGAACGGTTCTGCTGGTACCAGTGCACGGTCCAGGGGGGACGAACGGCTGTGGACCTGGATGCCGTGACCCTGGCAAAAGCCTGTGAAGCCCTGGGGGCCGGCGAGATTCTGCTCAACTGCATCGACCGGGACGGCACAAAATCAGGGTTTGACCTGGAATTGATCCGGGCTGTGAAACAGGCCGTGACCATTCCGGTGATCGCTTCCTCCGGGGCCGGCAGCCCGGCGCATTTTTCTGAAGTGTTCACAGAAACCAGGGCGGATGCGGCTCTGGCCGCCGGGATTTTTCATAGAAAAGAAGTGCCCATCCCTCAAGTCAAAGATCATCTGGCAGGGCATGGGATTCCGGTGCGCCGGTCCTAA
- a CDS encoding FecCD family ABC transporter permease: MNDTGTKRWILIIGSLSVLLTACALTALRLGSTRLSSTQIFDALFHDQDSVTASIILGIRLPRVILAIAVGGALSVAGTLLQGLFRNPLVEPYTLGISGGASLGVCIAILTGLPALLGVTAYPLAGFAGAGIVIVLVYGLGLRTGRLQPNTMLLIGVMISFVSSSLVMLLMAVSEQDDLSNIVFWIMGSLDEPSPVLIRLVLAGSIAGLVIALYHSLALNAMVLGDDEAALLGIHTARTRKILFVTASLLTGLSVSAGGIIMFVGLIVPHFMRMVAGSDHRILIISSFLGGASFLTFCDIVARMVIAPLELPVGVITGIIGGVVFIYVLGKKKVAI; the protein is encoded by the coding sequence ATGAATGACACCGGGACAAAACGCTGGATTTTGATCATCGGCAGCCTGTCCGTGCTGCTGACGGCATGTGCCCTGACAGCGTTGCGCTTAGGATCCACCCGGCTGTCTTCGACCCAGATTTTTGATGCCCTGTTCCATGATCAAGACAGCGTGACCGCGAGCATTATCCTGGGCATCCGGCTGCCCCGGGTGATTCTGGCCATTGCCGTGGGCGGGGCGTTGAGTGTCGCCGGGACCCTGCTCCAGGGCCTGTTCAGAAATCCGCTGGTGGAACCTTACACCCTGGGGATCTCCGGCGGCGCATCTCTGGGCGTGTGTATCGCCATTCTCACAGGCCTTCCGGCCCTGCTGGGGGTGACCGCCTATCCTCTGGCCGGATTTGCCGGGGCCGGGATCGTCATTGTCCTGGTATATGGGCTGGGACTGCGCACGGGCCGGCTCCAGCCCAACACCATGCTGCTCATCGGCGTGATGATCAGCTTTGTGTCCTCGTCTCTGGTGATGCTGCTCATGGCCGTGTCGGAACAGGATGATTTAAGCAATATTGTTTTCTGGATCATGGGATCTCTGGATGAACCCAGCCCCGTCCTGATCCGGCTGGTACTGGCCGGTTCCATTGCCGGCCTTGTCATTGCCCTGTATCACAGTCTGGCCCTTAACGCCATGGTTTTAGGCGATGATGAAGCGGCCCTGCTGGGTATTCACACAGCCCGGACCCGGAAAATTCTGTTTGTCACGGCCTCTCTGCTGACAGGGTTGAGCGTATCCGCCGGCGGCATCATCATGTTCGTAGGACTCATCGTCCCGCATTTCATGCGCATGGTGGCCGGATCCGACCACCGCATTCTCATTATCAGTTCCTTTCTGGGCGGGGCCAGTTTTCTCACGTTCTGTGATATTGTGGCCCGGATGGTGATCGCCCCGCTGGAACTGCCCGTGGGCGTGATCACCGGCATTATCGGCGGTGTGGTCTTCATCTATGTTTTAGGCAAAAAAAAGGTGGCAATATGA
- the asnS gene encoding asparagine--tRNA ligase gives MKRIKINRLTEYDTSPGQVLIKGWVRTRRDAKGFSFMEINDGSCLENIQVVADSQLSNYTDIQGITTGSAVAVTGALVPSPGKGQKWEIQAAGVEIISLAPETYPLQKKRHTDEFLRTIAHLRPRTNKYGAAFRIRSEMVQAIHRFYREKGFYCLTSPVITGSDCEGAGEMFRVTSLDPAQVAKQGKLDFSKDFFGQESNLTVSGQLSAEMFAQALGDVYTFGPTFRAENSNTSRHVAEFWMLEPEMAFCDLSGNMDHGEELVKYLVTHALDACDQDLGLFFKFVDKGLPKQLEILTSKTFERMSYTEAIRILEKSSKKFEYPVKFGIDLQSEHERFLAEEYVKKPVFLYDYPKTIKPFYMRINDDNTTVAAVDLLVPGIGELIGGSQREERLDVLESRMEEMGMDKEPYWWYLDSRRYGSVPHAGFGLGFERFLMMITGIKNIRDVVPFPRTPGSIDF, from the coding sequence ATGAAAAGAATAAAAATCAACCGGTTGACAGAATATGACACCTCTCCGGGGCAGGTACTGATCAAAGGATGGGTGAGAACCCGCCGGGATGCCAAGGGGTTTTCCTTTATGGAAATCAATGACGGGTCCTGTCTTGAAAATATTCAGGTGGTGGCAGACAGTCAATTGAGCAATTATACCGATATTCAGGGGATCACCACGGGATCGGCCGTGGCCGTGACAGGGGCGCTGGTGCCGTCTCCGGGCAAGGGGCAGAAATGGGAAATCCAGGCGGCCGGGGTTGAGATCATCAGCCTGGCGCCGGAAACCTATCCATTGCAGAAAAAGCGGCACACAGATGAATTTTTGCGCACCATTGCCCATCTGCGGCCCAGAACCAACAAATACGGGGCGGCGTTTCGGATCCGGTCTGAAATGGTCCAGGCAATTCACCGGTTTTACCGGGAAAAAGGGTTTTATTGCCTGACCTCGCCCGTGATCACGGGATCGGACTGTGAAGGGGCCGGTGAGATGTTCCGGGTCACCAGCCTGGATCCGGCACAGGTGGCAAAACAGGGGAAACTGGATTTTTCAAAGGACTTTTTCGGCCAGGAATCCAATCTGACCGTGTCCGGACAGTTGTCTGCGGAAATGTTTGCTCAGGCCCTGGGGGATGTGTATACGTTCGGGCCCACGTTCCGGGCGGAAAATTCCAATACCAGCCGGCATGTGGCCGAGTTCTGGATGCTGGAACCGGAAATGGCGTTCTGCGACCTGTCCGGCAACATGGATCATGGGGAGGAACTGGTGAAATATCTGGTGACCCATGCCCTGGATGCCTGCGATCAGGATCTGGGCCTGTTTTTTAAATTTGTGGACAAGGGCCTGCCCAAACAGCTGGAAATCCTTACCAGCAAGACCTTTGAGCGCATGTCCTACACCGAGGCCATCAGGATTCTTGAAAAATCGAGTAAAAAATTTGAATATCCCGTTAAATTCGGTATTGATCTTCAGTCCGAGCATGAGCGGTTTCTGGCGGAAGAATATGTGAAAAAACCGGTATTTCTGTACGACTATCCCAAAACCATCAAGCCGTTTTATATGCGGATCAACGATGACAACACCACGGTGGCGGCCGTGGATCTGCTGGTCCCGGGCATCGGGGAGCTCATCGGCGGCAGCCAGAGAGAAGAACGCCTGGATGTCCTGGAATCCCGCATGGAAGAGATGGGGATGGACAAGGAACCCTATTGGTGGTACCTGGATTCCAGACGGTATGGATCCGTGCCCCACGCCGGGTTCGGCTTAGGGTTCGAGCGGTTTCTGATGATGATCACAGGCATTAAAAATATCCGGGATGTGGTACCTTTCCCCAGAACCCCGGGCAGCATTGACTTTTAG
- a CDS encoding energy transducer TonB, producing MRRFLISALAAVVIHGAVLVFFPFFPAPLAPVSQKDTGIAIQITHVLPAPEKKTDPAPKPETPPAPQPEKKQMPEPEKAPLPVPDIEKKPPLPDPPKEPAPTEILPRKDLLPKKDDLTLSPPKPKVPAPEPDVTPPVTQKPEPDVPPVENTSQTAQKMPDQNLSDFMDAAKAFQEKPASVSRESTAPEVRKEAVPLYKENPRPRYPGIARRRGHTGTVMLMVFVNKTGEAEKLRIFESSGYDTLDRAAEKAVAAWRFEPGTSNGVPTGMWVKIPITFELKK from the coding sequence ATGCGGCGATTCTTGATTTCAGCACTGGCGGCGGTGGTGATTCATGGGGCCGTGCTTGTTTTTTTCCCATTTTTCCCCGCCCCTTTGGCCCCGGTTTCTCAAAAAGACACCGGGATTGCCATCCAGATCACCCATGTTTTACCGGCTCCTGAAAAAAAAACAGACCCGGCGCCAAAACCTGAAACACCCCCCGCACCCCAGCCTGAAAAAAAACAGATGCCCGAGCCTGAAAAAGCCCCCTTACCTGTTCCTGACATAGAAAAAAAACCGCCGCTGCCGGATCCTCCCAAAGAGCCGGCGCCAACTGAAATCCTACCCCGAAAAGATCTTTTGCCCAAAAAAGACGATTTAACACTATCCCCCCCGAAACCAAAAGTTCCGGCACCAGAGCCGGACGTGACCCCACCCGTGACTCAGAAACCGGAACCCGATGTGCCACCCGTGGAAAACACCAGTCAAACCGCTCAGAAAATGCCGGATCAAAATCTTTCCGATTTCATGGATGCGGCAAAAGCTTTTCAGGAGAAACCTGCATCGGTTTCCAGAGAGTCCACTGCACCGGAAGTCCGGAAAGAAGCCGTGCCGCTTTACAAAGAAAATCCCCGGCCCCGGTACCCCGGCATCGCCCGGCGCCGGGGGCATACGGGCACGGTCATGCTCATGGTGTTTGTCAACAAGACCGGTGAGGCGGAAAAACTGCGTATTTTTGAATCCAGCGGATATGACACCCTGGATCGCGCGGCTGAAAAAGCCGTGGCTGCCTGGCGGTTTGAACCGGGAACATCCAACGGGGTTCCCACGGGCATGTGGGTGAAAATTCCGATCACCTTTGAATTAAAAAAATAA
- a CDS encoding ABC transporter substrate-binding protein, producing MKKTGLALVLICLLAGPWVLTGHAAKQTPLTRVVSSGPLITDMIYQLGADSHLVGVTSYCTIPEGKENKPVIGTVIQINVEEIVRLQPDAVFASTLTRVKQIQALRNQGLRVIQFDNPPDFDTLCGMLLELGTLLGRKQAAMDIVETAAAKVNLIRHTAKTLKKRKVFIQIGIKPLKTAEQGTFINNYIELAGGTNIAGHTGSGIFSREHVLKENPDVIFVATMGTATKAGIAQKNAWMKFTALNAVKNNEVHVLADDSVFSPTPQTFAKTLMVFFSHIHPKAAQDLTSMEIFHE from the coding sequence ATGAAAAAAACCGGTCTGGCACTGGTACTGATCTGTCTGTTGGCCGGCCCCTGGGTTTTGACAGGCCATGCTGCAAAACAGACACCGTTGACCCGGGTGGTGTCTTCAGGCCCTTTGATCACGGACATGATCTATCAGCTGGGTGCGGATTCGCACCTGGTGGGCGTGACCAGCTACTGCACCATTCCTGAAGGCAAAGAAAACAAGCCGGTCATCGGCACAGTGATCCAGATCAATGTGGAAGAAATTGTCCGGCTTCAGCCGGATGCCGTGTTTGCCAGCACCCTGACCCGGGTCAAACAGATACAGGCGCTCAGGAATCAAGGGTTGCGGGTGATTCAGTTTGACAATCCCCCGGATTTTGATACGCTTTGTGGCATGCTTCTGGAGTTAGGCACCTTACTGGGCAGAAAACAGGCAGCCATGGATATTGTTGAAACCGCTGCCGCCAAAGTAAACCTTATCCGGCACACGGCAAAAACTCTGAAAAAAAGAAAAGTGTTTATCCAGATCGGAATCAAACCATTGAAGACAGCGGAACAGGGCACTTTTATCAACAATTATATCGAGCTGGCCGGCGGCACCAACATTGCCGGCCATACCGGATCCGGCATCTTCAGCCGGGAACATGTGCTGAAAGAAAATCCGGATGTGATTTTTGTGGCCACCATGGGTACGGCCACCAAAGCAGGCATTGCCCAGAAAAACGCCTGGATGAAATTTACCGCGTTGAACGCCGTCAAAAACAATGAAGTGCATGTACTGGCCGACGACAGTGTGTTCAGTCCCACGCCACAGACCTTTGCCAAAACTTTGATGGTGTTTTTCTCTCACATCCATCCCAAAGCCGCACAGGACTTGACATCCATGGAAATATTTCATGAATGA
- a CDS encoding MotA/TolQ/ExbB proton channel family protein, with protein sequence MILLFTHGGFLMYPLLLCSVIALTLIIERTIFWAASGIDRDRPLMDRVLELSAQENWEEIRKTTRGSKNSVVRVLISGILHRDYSPVKAMESAAADEIYKMRRFMGALDTIITIAPLLGILGTVVGIIESFDMLGASGIEDPMAVTGGIAKALITTASGLTIAIVTVFPYNFFNARIERAAQIIEKYATSFEIMHERRMTQFDPCREDTHEN encoded by the coding sequence ATGATTCTTTTGTTCACCCATGGCGGATTTTTGATGTATCCGCTGCTTTTATGTTCTGTCATCGCACTGACATTAATCATTGAACGCACCATTTTCTGGGCCGCGTCCGGCATTGACCGGGACAGGCCTCTGATGGACCGGGTGCTGGAATTGTCTGCCCAAGAAAACTGGGAGGAAATCCGAAAGACCACCCGGGGATCGAAAAACAGTGTGGTCCGGGTTTTGATCAGCGGGATTCTTCACCGGGACTATTCCCCGGTCAAAGCCATGGAATCGGCAGCCGCCGATGAAATCTATAAAATGCGCCGTTTCATGGGCGCTTTGGACACCATTATCACCATTGCCCCTTTGCTGGGCATATTGGGAACTGTGGTGGGCATTATTGAATCCTTTGACATGCTGGGGGCTTCTGGGATCGAAGATCCCATGGCCGTGACCGGCGGAATTGCCAAGGCTCTCATCACCACGGCATCCGGCCTGACCATTGCCATTGTCACCGTGTTTCCCTATAATTTTTTCAATGCCCGGATTGAGCGGGCCGCCCAGATCATTGAAAAATATGCCACCAGTTTTGAGATCATGCATGAACGGCGAATGACCCAATTTGACCCCTGCCGGGAAGACACCCATGAAAATTAA